A genome region from Rhinopithecus roxellana isolate Shanxi Qingling chromosome 10, ASM756505v1, whole genome shotgun sequence includes the following:
- the LOC104657699 gene encoding olfactory receptor 10A7, which yields MICENHTRVTEFILLGFTNHPEMQVALFILFLAIYTVTLLGNFLIVTVTSVDPTLQTPMYFFLRNLSLLEVCFTLVMVPKMLVDLVSPRKIISFVGCGTQMYFFFLFGSSECFLLSMMAYDRFVAICNPLRYSVIMNRSLCWWMAMGSWMSGVPVSMLQTAWMMALPFCGPNAVDHFFCDGPPVLKLVTVDTTMYEMQALASTLLFIMFPFSLILVSYTRIIITILRMSSATSRQKAFSTCFSHLIVVSLFYGTASLTYLRPKSNQSPESKKLVSLSYTVITPMLNPIIYSLRNNEVKGAAKRTITRKVLQKLDVF from the coding sequence ATGATCTGTGAAAATCACACCAGGGTCACTGAATTTATTCTTCTTGGTTTTACAAACCACCCCGAGATGCAAGTTGCCCTCTTTATTTTGTTCCTGGCCATTTATACAGTCACTTTGTTGGGCAACTTTCTTATTGTCACAGTTACCAGTGTGGATCCCACACTTCAAACACCCATGTACTTCTTTCTTCGAAATCTATCACTTCTTGAAGTATGTTTCACCTTGGTTATGGTGCCAAAGATGCTTGTAGATCTAGTGTCCCCAAGGAAAATCATCTCTTTTGTGGGCTGTGGTACCCAGATGTACTTCTTCTTCTTATTCGGCAGTTCTGAATGTTTCCTTCTCTCCATGATGGCTTATGATCGCTTTGTGGCCATCTGTAACCCTCTCCGTTACTCAGTCATAATGAACAGGTCCCTATGCTGGTGGATGGCCATGGGCTCTTGGATGTCCGGTGTTCCTGTGTCTATGCTACAGACGGCTTGGATGATGGCCCTGCCTTTCTGTGGACCAAATGCCGTGGACCACTTTTTCTGTGATGGTCCCCCAGTGTTAAAACTAGTCACAGTGGATACAACCATGTATGAAATGCAAGCACTTGCCTCCACACTCCTGTTTATCatgtttcccttttctctcattttggtTTCCTACACCCGCATTATCATAACGATTCTGAGGATGTCCTCTGCCACTAGTCGCCAGAAGGCATTTTCTACTTGTTTCTCACACCTCATTGTGGTGTCCCTCTTCTATGGAACAGCCAGTCTGACCTACCTGCGGCCCAAATCAAACCAGTCCCCTGAGAGCAAGAAGCTAGTGTCATTGTCCTACACTGTCATCACACCTATGCTAAACCCCATCATCTACAGCCTGAGGAACAATGAAGTGAAAGGAGCTGCCAAGAGGACAATCACTCGAAAAGTCTTACAGAAGTTAGATGtgttttga
- the LOC104657698 gene encoding olfactory receptor 6C74 — translation MRNHTTVANFILLGLTDDPQLQVVIFLLLFFTYMLSVTGNLTIITLTLLDLHLKTPMYFFLRNFSFLEVSFTTVCIPQFLVSMATGDKTISYNNCAAQLFFTILLGATEFFLLAAMSFDRYVAICKPLHYTTIMSSRVCNLLVFASWMAGFLIIFPPLLMGLQLDFCAANTVDHFFCDVSPVLQLSCTDTNIIELMMLLSAILTLLVTLVLVILSYTNIIRTVLKTPSSQQRKKAFSTCSSHMVVVSISYGSCIFMYVKPSAKERVSLNKGIALLSTSVAPMLNPFIYTLRNKQVKDIFKYIVKKIELFSMK, via the coding sequence ATGAGAAACCATACAACAGTAGCAAACTTTATTCTTCTTGGACTGACAGATGATCCGCAATTACAGGtggttatttttcttctcctttttttcacCTACATGTTGAGTGTCACTGGGAATCTAACCATCATCACCCTCACTCTACTGGATTTGCATCTCAAGACACCCATGTATTTCTTCCTCcgaaatttctcatttttagaaGTCTCGTTCACAACTGTCTGTATTCCCCAATTTCTTGTTAGTATGGCAACAGGTGATAAGACCATTTCTTACAACAATTGTGCAGCACAACTGTTTTTCACTATTCTCTTGGGGGcaactgaattttttcttctggCTGCCATGTCCTTTGACCGCTATGTAGCCATCTGCAAACCCCTGCATTACACCACCATCATGAGCAGCAGAGTTTGCAACTTGCTAGTCTTTGCTTCATGGATGGCTGGCTTCCTAATAATTTTTCCACCACTCCTGATGGGTCTCCAGCTTGATTTCTGTGCAGCCAACACTGTAGATCATTTCTTCTGTGATGTTTCTCCTGTACTGCAGCTCTCTTGCACAGACACCAACATAATAGAATTAATGATGCTTCTCTCAGCCATTTTGACACTCCTGGTTACACTGGTATTAGTGATTCTCTCCTACACAAATATTATCAGGACGGTTCTGAAAACACCTTCTtctcaacagagaaaaaaagcattttctacATGTTCTTCCCACATGGTGGTCGTGTCCATTTCTTATGGCAGCTGCATCTTCATGTATGTGAAACCCTCAGCAAAAGAAAGAGTGTCATTAAATAAAGGGATAGCTCTGCTCAGCACTTCTGTTGCCCCCATGTTGAATCCCTTTATTTATACGCTaagaaacaaacaagtaaaagatatttttaagtaCATAGTCAAAAAGATTGAACTTTTCTCAATGAAATGA